In one window of Tachypleus tridentatus isolate NWPU-2018 chromosome 2, ASM421037v1, whole genome shotgun sequence DNA:
- the LOC143245655 gene encoding serine/threonine-protein phosphatase with EF-hands 1-like yields MLRNTGWESWTCIIHSRFIEDKQINSGSSVLFHEDGHPNFQRNFKKVHYTSGTVVHLSVGQKLLRTFSYNEDNIRIKEIMGCAGSAIRYPNSRAVQKFETMSAIERTIKAALLIQRWYRRYRARLEIRRRCYWTIFQSLEYAGEQDQIRLYSFFTDLMTHIACDKSSFSNSIASSLRGRPRILSEIEEEDRELWKETNPNLVPVESTYEGPHIRLPLAADQVTLLINSFRKRKLLHAHYVLTLLHEARKILRCKPNINIAHTTLSRHITICGDLHGKLDDLLTIFYKNSLPASDNPYIFNGDFVDRGVQSVEVFLLLIACLLVWPDTVFLNRGNHEDFSVNIRYGFIKEIMFKYTRHATRIIQVIEDVYSWLPLATIIDNKVFVVHGGVTERTDLKKISRMDRHQLITILQPPVIDGKMTCDQEEWDQVVGILWSDPRPQPGCHTNSVRGGGSFFGPDVTESFLQRHQLERIIRSHECKPDGFEFTHGDRVLTVFSASNYYAMGTNKAASRETCRKEPSNTDCDVVSSSHTSNAKIQQRQGYVEQSALRELKQLICASHLLLMEKFHMEDTENLGKICVGRWCDIMKEVVGLQLPWRLLCPKIAKLDPLSGKVYYESIFLRHSLNTAYSGQNVFAMALDVTASSNFSLSVSAKCQITFCEQSVIDGLGCHTFCFLWFGITAK; encoded by the exons CTCTTCAGTTTTATTCCACGAAGATGGACACCCCAACTTCCAGAGAAATTTCAAAAAAGTCCACTACACTTCTGGTACGGTAGTCCATTTGAGCGTGGGGCAGAAGCTGCTCAGGACATTTAGCT ACAATGAAGACAACATCAGGATAAAAGAAATTATGGGATGTGCAGGGTCAGCAATCCGTTATCCTAACTCTAGGGCTGTGCAGAAGTTCGAGACAATGTCAGCCATTGAAAGAA cCATCAAAGCAGCGTTGCTAATACAACGCTGGTATCGACGGTACCGTGCAAGACTTGAAATCAGACGTCGGTGCTACTGGACTATTTTCCAGTCTCTTGAATATGCCGGAGAACAGGATCAAATCAGA CTGTATAGCTTCTTTACTGATCTCATGACTCACATAGCCTGTGATAAATCTTCTTTTTCAAACTCCATAGCCAGCTCTCTAAGAG GTAGGCCTCGTATTCTATCGGAAATTGAAGAAGAGGACAGAGAACTTTGGAAGGAAACAAACCCTAATTTGGTACCCGTAGAGTCAACTTATGAGGGTCCTCACATCCGCCTCCCTCTTGCGGCAGATCAAGTAACTTTACTCATCAATTCCTTCAGAAAACGGAAA ttACTACATGCCCACTATGTTTTGACGTTATTGCACGAGGCTAGGAAGATACTACGCTGTAAGCCTAACATAAATATTGCTCACACGACTCTATCAAGACACATCACAATTTGTGGGGACCTTCATGGGAAACTCGACGATCttcttacaatattttacaaa AACAGTCTTCCAGCTTCTGACAACCCATACATATTCAATGGGGATTTTGTGGACCGAGGGGTTCAGTCTGTAGAGGTGTTTTTGCTCTTGATTGCCTGTCTACTGGTATGGCCTGATACAGTGTTCCTTAACCGGGGTAACCACGAGGACTTTAGTGTCAACATAAG GTATGGGTTTATCAAGGAGATCATGTTTAAATACACG CGTCACGCGACTCGGATCATTCAAGTTATAGAAGATGTGTACAGCTGGCTTCCTCTAGCCACGATAATTGACAATAAAGTGTTTGTAGTCCACGGTGGGGTTACAGAACGAACTGATCTGAAGAAGATATCTAGGATGGACAGGCATCAG CTTATTACTATCCTTCAACCTCCAGTGATCGATGGGAAGATGACCTGTGACCAAGAGGAGTGGGACCAG GTTGTTGGAATTTTATGGAGTGATCCGAGACCTCAGCCAGGATGCCACACAAATTCAGTCAGGGGAGGTGGGAGTTTTTTTGGACCAGATGTGACGGAGTCATTCCTGCAGCGCCATCAGTTAGAGAGAATTATACGCTCACATGAATGCAAACCAGATGGTTTTGAATTTACTCATGGTGACAGG GTTCTTACAGTTTTCTCAGCTTCTAATTATTATGCTATGGGAACAAATAAGGCAGCGTCGCGTGAAACTTGTAGGAAGGAACCTAGTAACACAGATTGTGATGTCGTCAGCTCAAGTCATACCAGCAATGCCAAAATACAACAAAG GCAAGGATATGTTGAACAGTCAGCACTAAGGGAACTGAAGCAGCTTATCTGTGCATCTCATCTGTTACTGATGGAGAAGTTTCACATGGAAGACACTGAAAACTTAG GAAAGATATGTGTTGGCCGTTGGTGTGATATCATGAAGGAAGTGGTAGGTCTACAACTACCATGGAGACTGCTCTGTCCTAAGATAGCCAAGTTGGATCCATTATCTGGCAAAGTTTACTATGAGTCAATATTCCTA AGGCATTCACTTAATACTGCTTACAGTGGCCAAAACGTTTTTGCAATGGCCTTGGATGTCACAGCATCTAGCAACTTTAGTTTGAGTGTAAGTGCAAAATGCCAAATCACTTTTTGTGAACAATCTGTTATCGATGGCCTTGGGTGCCATACCTTCTGTTTTCTTTGGTTTGGTATAACTGCAAAGtga
- the LOC143237000 gene encoding zinc finger BED domain-containing protein 5-like, with amino-acid sequence MASDILSQVTTEIKESSYSKFSLQFDESCDVASCAVLLGFVRYVHQDKIKEEFLLCEDLLTTTKGEDIFNIINSFFTTNGLDWNSVQQVSVDGAPSMMGRNRGLRGLIQAVNPEISVDHCIIHRYSLGSKSLPGNLKLVFEDVLKIVNFIKSRDVNSRIFRELCKEMREQYQVLLYHTDVRWLSRGKVVRRVIELRTALQEFLKQEESPFATKFTDKEWLARLCYLADILAELNSDNLQLRAKTRLSLMPITL; translated from the exons ATGGCAtcagatattctgtcccaagttacaacagagatcaaggaaagctcatatagcaaattctccttgcaatttgatgaatcatgtgacgtagccagttgtgctgttctccttgggttcgttcgttacgtccaccaggacaagatcaaagaagagttcctattatgcgaagatctgctgacaaccacgaagggagaagatatcttcaatatcatcaacagtttctttaccacgaatggattggattggaacagcgttcaacag gtctccgtcgatggagcaccgtcgatgatgggtcgtaatcgtggattacggggcctcatacaagctgtgaatccagaaatttctgtagatcattgcatcattcatcggtactctcttggatcaaaaagcctgcctggtaatctgaaattagtgtttgaagatgtgttgaaaatcgtcaatttcatcaagtccagggatgtgaattcgcgcatattcagggagctgtgcaaggaaatgagagagcagtatcaagttctgctctaccacaccgatgttcgctggttgtcacgaggcaaggttgtacgtcgagtcattgagctccgaacggctcttcaggaatttctaaaacaagaagaatctccttttgctaccaagttcactgataaggagtGGCTTGCTCGACTTTGTTACTTGGCTGACATACTTGCGGAGCTGAACAGTGATAATCTGCAACTCAGGGCCAAAACACGACTGTCATTGATGCCCATCACACTGTGA
- the LOC143237010 gene encoding protein FAM200B-like, translated as MSKKLTYSDAFLRYGFVNLPSDGEDRPQCIVCHKVLTNESVKPSKLSAHLQKCHPNLQNEDQAYFQRRAVTLKNIQFGSSGIQAQKLQAAVEASYFVAYKVAEQQNATPLQRI; from the coding sequence atgtctaaaaagctcacctactctgacgcctttcttcgctatggctttgtgaatttaccttctgatggagaggatcggccacaatgtatagtatgtcacaaagtgttgacaaatgaaagcgtcaagccatcaaaactctcagctcacctccagaagtgccatccaaatcttcaaaatgaggatCAGGCTTATTTTCAGCGCCGGGCTGTAACACTGAAGAATATCCAGTTCGGTTCATctggaattcaagcccaaaagcttcaagctgcggtcgaagcatcttactttgttgcatataaagttgccGAACAACAAAATGCCACACCATTGCAGAGAATCTGA